Within the Candidatus Zixiibacteriota bacterium genome, the region GAAATCCTGATCACTCAACTGGGTTAATTTAACTCTTTCTCCCTCGATAACCATAGAGTTAAAATATGCGCAGATCGCCGACGTGTCAAACACCATTCAATTAAAAATGCCCCGTGTTCAGCGGGGCATCAGATTGAAATTCTTTTTAGCGATCAATGATATAAAGACTCTTCACATAATTACCCTGAGTCATCGCCTGGGTCAAATTTCAAGGAAGCCGAATTTATGCAGTATCTCAATCCTGTGGGATCGGGACCATCATCGAACACATGCCCCAGATGGGCCTCGCATCGACTGCACCTGATTTCGGTCCGCACCATCCCATAACTGCGGTCGACCTCGCGCTCGATATTATCATGTTCAAGCGGGGCCCAGAAACTCGGCCAGCCGGAGCCGGAATCATACTTGGTATCAGAATCAAAAAGCGGATTGCCGCAACACACACAGCGGTATATACCTTCTTCACTGAAATCGTAGTATTCACCGCTGAAAGCCCTTTCTGTGCCTTTCAACCTTGTAACCTCGAACTGTATCGGAGTCAGTATATCTTTCCACTGCTGTTTACTTTTCAGATTCTTGTCAGGCATTTGAACACCACCTTACAATAAAATTTGATGCCAGACAATAAAACTTCAATAGATATAAATACGAGCACTAAACAATGCGTCGGCTGCTTTGATTTGTACTACATACAACACGCCTTATAACT harbors:
- the msrB gene encoding peptide-methionine (R)-S-oxide reductase MsrB, which produces MPDKNLKSKQQWKDILTPIQFEVTRLKGTERAFSGEYYDFSEEGIYRCVCCGNPLFDSDTKYDSGSGWPSFWAPLEHDNIEREVDRSYGMVRTEIRCSRCEAHLGHVFDDGPDPTGLRYCINSASLKFDPGDDSG